The following is a genomic window from Rhodospirillaceae bacterium.
CTCAGGTTCCGGCTCAGGTTCCGGCTCAGGTTCCGGCTCAGGTTCCGGCTCAGGTTCCGGCTCAGGTTCCGGCTCAGGTTCCGGCTCAGGTTCCGGCTCAGGTTCCGGCTCAGGTTCCGGCTCAGGTTCCGAGGATAAAAGTTTTTCGGCGTCGTCAAGCTTTGCAAGCAAGGCTTCTAAGTCTGGTGAAGTGGCAACGACGGTTTGCTTTACATTCAACGCCCGCATGGGGGCGGATGCCAATGTGGTGGTCGCGTAGACCACCCAATCCTTCACCAAATGTTCAAGGTCCGCCCTTTGGAGCAGCATCGTAAATGTGCGGGCCTCATCTACGCTCAAAATCACAGCGCCATCAAAAACGCCTGCTTTTAGGTCATTCACAAGGGCGGGTGGCAGTGTTTCGGAGCGTTTCAAGGTGTAGAGTTTTAAGGGGCGAACTGCAAAGCCCATATTAATGAGCATGCCGGTAATCGCGGTTGTTTCTTTGTCGTGGCAGGCATGGATCAGGGCCCCCTCATCTGGCTTAAGAGTTGCCTCAATGAGTTTGGCGAAGTCCGATGCATCGCCAGCTGAGGCTTTAACTT
Proteins encoded in this region:
- a CDS encoding uroporphyrinogen-III synthase codes for the protein MRILITSPAPETAELVSSLTARGHQVTVIPLMMPERIEAPKVKLEGAQGFLVTSTEAVRALANTVAVRFFPLFADSLDVAKAAKAEGFTKVKASAGDASDFAKLIEATLKPDEGALIHACHDKETTAITGMLINMGFAVRPLKLYTLKRSETLPPALVNDLKAGVFDGAVILSVDEARTFTMLLQRADLEHLVKDWVVYATTTLASAPMRALNVKQTVVATSPDLEALLAKLDDAEKLLSSEPEPEPEPEPEPEPEPEPEPEPEPEPEPEPEPEPEPEPEPEPE